From a single Planctellipticum variicoloris genomic region:
- a CDS encoding 6-pyruvoyl trahydropterin synthase family protein → MYAITVELEFCYGHRLLNYDGKCRYPHGHNGRLQLAMRGDQLDSNGMLVDFTVLKKDVNGWIDETLDHRMILHESDPLVAFLRTQNEPVCPIPHHPTTENIARMIFDYCKSRGYPIVEVTLWETSKNCASYSG, encoded by the coding sequence ATGTACGCCATCACCGTCGAACTGGAATTCTGCTACGGTCACCGGCTGTTGAATTACGACGGCAAGTGCCGGTACCCCCACGGGCACAACGGCCGGCTTCAGCTCGCCATGCGCGGCGACCAGCTCGATTCGAACGGGATGCTGGTCGATTTCACGGTGCTCAAAAAGGACGTCAACGGCTGGATCGACGAAACGCTCGATCACCGGATGATCCTGCACGAGAGCGATCCGCTCGTCGCGTTTCTGCGGACGCAGAACGAACCGGTCTGTCCGATCCCGCATCATCCGACGACGGAGAACATCGCCCGGATGATTTTCGACTACTGCAAGTCGCGCGGGTACCCGATCGTCGAGGTCACGCTGTGGGAAACTTCGAAAAACTGCGCGTCGTACTCAGGCTGA
- a CDS encoding response regulator has protein sequence MPVPRGFASPAPDRNSDLADVAGGSEESTLTPLEETLTAREIAEHCKVHFRTVLRWIQRGELEAHQIPGRGDNRVLVTDFLEFLLRHELPVPHEFSALGSRVLIVEDCPKVAGAMRRVLERQGLEVEVASDGFRAGILLGTFRPAVVTLDLHLPGTSGLGVLEFLKDSPRFRSTRVLVASGEGESAIDRALQSGADDFLSKPFLNSTLIEKVRRLLPQIGDDAGDRQRSRDRNASREFPAKT, from the coding sequence ATGCCGGTTCCGCGCGGGTTCGCCTCGCCCGCCCCGGATCGGAATTCGGATCTGGCCGACGTTGCCGGTGGCAGCGAGGAGTCTACGTTGACGCCGCTCGAAGAAACTCTCACCGCGCGCGAAATTGCCGAGCACTGCAAGGTGCATTTTCGAACGGTTCTGCGCTGGATTCAGCGCGGCGAGCTGGAAGCCCACCAGATCCCCGGGCGCGGGGACAATCGAGTTCTGGTGACGGATTTTCTGGAGTTCCTGCTTCGGCACGAGCTCCCGGTCCCGCACGAGTTCTCGGCCCTCGGCTCGCGCGTGCTGATTGTGGAAGACTGCCCGAAAGTCGCCGGCGCCATGCGACGCGTTCTCGAGCGGCAGGGTCTGGAGGTCGAAGTCGCCTCTGACGGTTTCCGCGCCGGCATCCTGCTGGGAACCTTCCGGCCCGCAGTCGTCACTCTGGACCTGCACCTGCCCGGTACGAGCGGCCTCGGAGTCCTGGAGTTCCTTAAGGACTCGCCCCGTTTCCGGAGCACACGCGTGCTTGTGGCGTCGGGCGAGGGAGAGTCCGCCATCGACCGCGCGTTGCAGTCCGGGGCGGATGACTTTCTGAGCAAACCATTCCTCAACTCAACCCTGATCGAGAAAGTCCGCAGACTTCTTCCGCAGATCGGCGATGACGCGGGGGATCGGCAAAGATCTCGAGACCGGAACGCTTCCCGCGAGTTCCCCGCCAAAACATAA